One Mycolicibacterium pulveris genomic region harbors:
- a CDS encoding recombinase family protein: protein MTCMLGYATASAVGQNLEGQLTALTDAGVDPRRVFTDTVSDSADRIRAGLHAMLSYARTGDTVIVVALDRLGRTTAEVTRTIAHLTERGIRLRTLKEGLDTGTTTGRVVASIITTLAELDSETAHRS, encoded by the coding sequence GTGACCTGCATGCTGGGCTACGCCACAGCAAGCGCCGTCGGGCAGAACCTCGAAGGTCAGCTCACGGCGCTCACCGACGCGGGCGTCGATCCCCGGCGGGTGTTCACCGACACCGTGTCCGATTCGGCCGACCGCATCCGCGCGGGTCTGCACGCCATGCTGAGCTACGCCCGCACCGGTGACACGGTCATCGTCGTCGCGCTGGATCGGCTCGGCCGCACCACCGCCGAGGTGACCCGCACGATCGCCCACCTCACCGAGCGGGGAATCCGGTTGCGGACCCTCAAGGAGGGGTTGGACACCGGCACCACGACCGGGCGTGTGGTCGCCAGCATCATCACGACGCTGGCCGAGCTGGACTCCGAGACTGCGCACAGATCGTGA
- a CDS encoding HhH-GPD-type base excision DNA repair protein has translation MAKLQLVQDPAADALLESNAFALLVGMLLDQQYPMEAAFAGPKKIADRMGGELDPRAIAEYDPEKFAALCSKTPAIHRFPGSMAKRIQALAQLVVDRYDGDAAALWTAGDPDGAEVLSRLKNLPGFGEQKAKIFLALLGKQYGVTPEGWRKAAGDYGKAGSYLSIADVVDAGSLEKVRSAKKQAKAAAKKQAAK, from the coding sequence GTGGCGAAACTGCAGCTAGTTCAAGATCCGGCGGCTGACGCGCTGCTGGAGTCCAACGCGTTCGCGCTGCTGGTCGGCATGTTGCTGGATCAGCAGTACCCGATGGAGGCGGCGTTCGCCGGTCCGAAGAAGATCGCCGACCGCATGGGCGGCGAGCTCGATCCACGCGCGATCGCCGAGTACGACCCTGAGAAGTTCGCCGCGCTGTGTTCGAAAACCCCTGCCATCCACCGTTTTCCAGGGTCGATGGCCAAGCGGATCCAGGCCCTGGCGCAGCTCGTCGTCGACCGCTACGACGGGGACGCGGCCGCGCTGTGGACGGCCGGTGACCCCGACGGCGCCGAGGTGCTGAGCCGGCTGAAGAACCTGCCGGGCTTCGGCGAGCAGAAGGCGAAGATCTTTCTGGCGCTGCTGGGCAAGCAGTACGGGGTGACGCCCGAGGGCTGGCGCAAGGCGGCCGGTGATTACGGCAAGGCCGGGTCGTACCTGTCGATCGCCGACGTGGTCGACGCGGGCTCGCTGGAGAAGGTGCGCTCGGCCAAGAAACAGGCCAAGGCCGCGGCGAAAAAGCAGGCCGCCAAGTAG
- a CDS encoding solute symporter family protein, producing MSADVVAQNSTVGNPVTNIGIFALFVVVTLYIVIRASKRNATATEFFTAGRAFTGPQNGIAISGDYLSAASFLGIAGAIAVYGYDGFLYSIGFLVAWLVALLLVAELLRNAGKFTMADVLSFRLRQRPVRMAAATTTLAVCLFYLLAQMAGAGGLVALLLDVSSDLGQAVVIAVVGVLMILYVLIGGMKGTTWVQIIKAVLLIGGAALMTVMVLTKFGVNFSQILGAAQSAVSASGNEAVASRDVLAPGAQYGASLTSQINFISLALALVLGTAGLPHVLMRFYTVPSAKEARRSVVWAIWLIGAFYLFTLALGYGAAALVGPDVILAAPGAQNSAAPLLAFELGGVLLLGIISAVAFATILAVVAGLTITAATSFAHDIYANVLRRAHDKDEVSESEQVRVSRITVVVLGVLAIGLGVLAAEQNIAFLVALAFAIAAAANLPTILYSLYWPRFNTRGALWSMYGGLISTIVLIVFSPAVSGAKTAMLSSVDFAWFPLANPGIVSIPLAFALGIVGTLTSPDRGDPEINAGFEVRALTGVGAEKAVSH from the coding sequence ATGAGCGCCGACGTCGTCGCGCAAAACTCCACCGTCGGCAACCCCGTCACCAACATCGGCATCTTCGCGCTGTTCGTCGTCGTCACGCTCTACATCGTGATCAGGGCCAGCAAGCGCAACGCCACCGCCACGGAGTTCTTCACCGCCGGCCGCGCGTTCACCGGCCCGCAGAACGGCATCGCGATCTCCGGTGACTACCTGTCGGCGGCCAGCTTCCTCGGCATCGCCGGCGCCATCGCGGTCTACGGCTACGACGGCTTCCTGTACTCCATCGGGTTCTTGGTCGCCTGGCTGGTCGCACTGCTGCTGGTGGCCGAATTACTGCGCAACGCAGGCAAATTCACGATGGCTGACGTGCTCAGCTTCCGGCTCCGGCAACGCCCCGTGCGCATGGCCGCGGCCACCACCACCCTGGCCGTGTGCCTGTTCTATCTGCTGGCGCAGATGGCAGGCGCCGGCGGGTTGGTCGCACTGCTGCTCGACGTGTCCAGCGACCTGGGCCAGGCTGTGGTGATCGCGGTCGTCGGCGTGCTGATGATCCTCTACGTGCTCATCGGCGGCATGAAGGGCACCACGTGGGTGCAGATCATCAAGGCCGTCCTGCTGATCGGCGGCGCCGCGTTGATGACGGTCATGGTGCTGACCAAGTTCGGGGTGAACTTCTCCCAGATCCTCGGCGCCGCCCAGTCGGCGGTGTCGGCGTCCGGAAACGAGGCCGTCGCCAGCCGCGACGTGCTCGCCCCCGGTGCGCAATACGGCGCGTCGCTGACGTCGCAGATCAACTTCATCTCGTTGGCGCTGGCACTGGTGCTCGGCACCGCCGGGCTGCCGCACGTGTTGATGCGCTTCTACACCGTGCCGTCCGCCAAAGAGGCGCGCCGCTCGGTGGTGTGGGCGATCTGGCTGATCGGCGCCTTCTATCTGTTCACGTTGGCGCTGGGTTACGGCGCGGCGGCGCTCGTCGGGCCCGACGTCATCCTGGCCGCCCCCGGCGCGCAGAACTCAGCGGCCCCGCTGCTGGCGTTCGAGCTGGGCGGGGTGCTGCTGCTCGGCATCATCTCGGCGGTCGCGTTCGCCACGATCCTGGCGGTGGTCGCAGGGCTGACCATCACCGCGGCGACGTCGTTCGCCCACGACATCTACGCCAACGTGCTGCGCCGCGCCCACGACAAGGACGAGGTGTCGGAGAGCGAGCAGGTCCGGGTCTCGCGGATCACGGTGGTGGTGCTCGGCGTGCTGGCGATCGGCCTCGGTGTCCTGGCGGCCGAACAGAACATCGCGTTCCTGGTGGCGCTGGCGTTCGCGATCGCCGCCGCGGCCAACCTGCCGACGATCCTGTACTCGCTGTACTGGCCGCGGTTCAACACCCGCGGAGCGCTGTGGAGCATGTACGGCGGGCTGATCTCGACCATCGTGCTGATCGTGTTCTCCCCCGCGGTGTCGGGGGCGAAGACGGCGATGCTGTCCAGCGTCGACTTCGCGTGGTTCCCGTTGGCCAACCCGGGCATCGTGTCGATTCCGCTCGCGTTCGCGCTCGGCATCGTCGGCACGTTGACATCGCCGGACCGGGGCGACCCGGAGATCAACGCCGGGTTCGAGGTTCGTGCGCTGACCGGTGTGGGGGCCGAGAAGGCGGTGAGCCACTAA
- a CDS encoding nitroreductase family protein encodes MDLYNVMRSTFAVREFTGDPLPDHVLIRILDNARFAPSGGNRQGNRVIAVRDRQTRESLIECTIPGTKRYIAQLRNGESPWNPLQPTGVDEKTIAAVEVPNKSPLRGADVVLVVCVDLGVVAAFDQHLDRVGLIAGASVYPFVWNILLAARNEGYGGVLTTAAVAEEPRIRELLNIPDHYAVAALLPLGKPTRQLTKLSRKPVSEIATKERFDGEPLGR; translated from the coding sequence ATGGACCTCTATAACGTCATGCGTTCCACATTCGCCGTCCGCGAGTTCACCGGCGATCCGCTGCCCGACCACGTCCTGATCCGCATCCTCGACAACGCGCGGTTCGCGCCGAGTGGCGGCAACCGGCAGGGCAACCGCGTCATCGCTGTCCGCGACCGCCAGACTCGCGAATCGCTGATCGAATGCACGATTCCGGGGACCAAGCGCTACATCGCCCAACTGCGCAACGGGGAGAGCCCGTGGAACCCGTTGCAGCCGACCGGTGTTGACGAGAAGACCATCGCCGCTGTCGAGGTGCCCAATAAATCCCCGCTGCGCGGGGCCGACGTCGTGCTGGTCGTCTGCGTCGACCTCGGCGTGGTCGCGGCGTTCGACCAGCATCTCGACCGCGTCGGCCTGATCGCGGGCGCATCGGTGTATCCGTTCGTCTGGAACATCCTGCTGGCGGCCCGCAACGAGGGCTACGGCGGCGTGCTCACCACCGCCGCGGTGGCCGAGGAACCACGCATCCGGGAACTGCTCAACATCCCCGACCACTACGCCGTCGCCGCGTTGTTGCCCCTCGGCAAGCCGACCCGGCAACTCACCAAGCTCAGCCGCAAGCCCGTATCCGAGATCGCCACCAAGGAGCGGTTCGACGGTGAGCCGCTGGGCCGCTAG
- a CDS encoding (deoxy)nucleoside triphosphate pyrophosphohydrolase, whose protein sequence is MRNQIVVAGALISGASLLVAQRARPPELAGLWELPGGKVALGETDETALARELHEELGVEVSVGARLGADVALNATTTLRAYRVTQTGGTLHPNDHRALRWIGADELDELAWVPADRTWLAELREALG, encoded by the coding sequence ATGCGAAACCAGATCGTCGTCGCCGGTGCGCTGATCTCCGGTGCCTCGCTGCTGGTCGCCCAGCGCGCCCGGCCGCCCGAGCTGGCCGGGCTGTGGGAGCTGCCCGGCGGCAAGGTCGCCCTCGGCGAGACCGACGAGACGGCGCTGGCACGCGAACTGCACGAGGAGCTCGGCGTCGAAGTGTCGGTGGGCGCGCGCCTCGGCGCCGATGTCGCGCTCAATGCGACGACGACGTTGCGGGCCTACCGCGTCACGCAGACCGGCGGCACCCTGCATCCCAACGACCATCGCGCATTGCGCTGGATCGGCGCCGACGAGCTCGACGAGCTGGCGTGGGTGCCGGCCGACCGGACGTGGCTGGCGGAACTCCGGGAAGCATTGGGCTGA
- a CDS encoding DUF485 domain-containing protein encodes MSETHHSSGVTQISGQDYVAVQASPEFADLRSRLRRFVFPMSAVFLIWYAAYVLLGAFAHDFMAVKVWGDINVGLLIGLGQFVSTFVITWIYVRFANRDLDPRAEAIAARLEGNTA; translated from the coding sequence TTGTCCGAGACCCACCATTCGTCCGGAGTGACCCAGATCAGCGGCCAGGATTACGTGGCCGTACAGGCCAGCCCCGAGTTCGCCGACTTACGAAGTAGGCTGCGCCGCTTCGTTTTTCCGATGAGCGCGGTGTTCCTCATCTGGTACGCCGCCTACGTGCTGCTTGGCGCGTTCGCCCATGACTTCATGGCGGTCAAGGTGTGGGGCGACATCAACGTCGGCCTGCTGATCGGGCTGGGCCAGTTCGTGTCCACGTTCGTCATCACCTGGATCTACGTCCGGTTCGCCAACCGGGATCTCGATCCGCGCGCCGAGGCCATCGCCGCCCGACTCGAAGGCAACACCGCATGA
- a CDS encoding 4a-hydroxytetrahydrobiopterin dehydratase: MAVLTDEQVDAALPDLPGWERADGALRRSIKFPAFLDGIDAVRRVAGKAEEKDHHPDIDIRWRTVTFALVTHSEGGITDKDVEMAREINAIVG; this comes from the coding sequence ATGGCTGTGTTAACGGACGAACAAGTGGACGCCGCACTGCCCGACCTTCCCGGCTGGGAACGAGCCGACGGTGCCCTACGTCGCTCGATCAAATTCCCCGCATTCCTCGACGGCATCGACGCGGTACGGCGCGTCGCCGGGAAGGCCGAGGAGAAGGATCATCACCCCGATATCGATATCCGTTGGCGGACAGTGACGTTCGCGTTGGTCACGCATTCCGAGGGCGGCATCACCGACAAGGACGTCGAGATGGCCCGCGAGATCAACGCGATCGTCGGCTAG
- a CDS encoding DUF1059 domain-containing protein produces the protein MKTHLNCPCGEAITGKDEDDLVEQAQAHLAEKHPGLEYDRDAILFMAY, from the coding sequence ATGAAGACGCATCTGAACTGCCCGTGCGGCGAAGCGATCACCGGCAAGGACGAAGACGATCTGGTCGAGCAGGCGCAGGCGCATCTCGCCGAGAAGCACCCCGGTCTGGAATACGACCGCGACGCCATCCTCTTCATGGCCTACTGA
- a CDS encoding mannosyltransferase, with amino-acid sequence MDKVGRIDIKSAPPPTASRIAARLAAAAPVVLLLSIAARLAWTYLVPNGANFVDLHVYVGGAGTLDGPGGLYDYVYAEQTPDFPLPFTYPPFAAVVFYPLHLVPFGVIAFAWQLGTIAALYGVVRISQRLLGSGDRRVAMLWTAVGIWTEPLRSTFDYGQINVLLVLAVLYAVYSTRWWLSGLLVGLAAGMKLTPAISGLYFLGARRWGAAVFSALVFFATVGVSALVIGEPTRYYFTELLGDADRVGPIATSFNQSWRGGISRIVGHDAGFGPAVLIATAVTAVLAIFAWRAIGGATDRLGAILVVQLFGLLLSPISWTHHWVWLIPLMIWLLHGPLADRLGARILGWGWLVLTLIGVPWLLSFAQPTIWDIPRPWYLAWAGLVYIVATLATLGWIAASRRSR; translated from the coding sequence CTGGATAAAGTCGGACGGATCGACATAAAAAGCGCTCCACCACCGACCGCGTCGCGCATCGCAGCCCGACTGGCCGCCGCGGCGCCGGTCGTGCTTCTGCTCAGCATCGCCGCGCGGCTGGCGTGGACCTACCTGGTGCCCAACGGCGCCAACTTCGTCGACCTGCACGTGTACGTCGGGGGCGCTGGAACGCTGGACGGCCCCGGTGGGCTTTACGACTACGTCTACGCCGAGCAGACGCCCGACTTTCCGCTGCCGTTCACCTATCCGCCGTTCGCCGCGGTGGTGTTCTACCCGCTGCATCTGGTGCCGTTCGGGGTCATCGCGTTCGCGTGGCAGCTCGGGACCATCGCCGCGCTGTACGGCGTGGTGCGAATCAGCCAGCGGCTGTTGGGATCCGGTGACCGGCGCGTCGCAATGCTCTGGACGGCCGTCGGCATCTGGACCGAACCGCTGCGCAGCACCTTCGACTACGGACAGATCAACGTGCTGCTGGTGCTGGCGGTGCTGTACGCGGTCTACAGCACGCGATGGTGGCTGTCGGGGCTGCTGGTGGGCCTGGCGGCGGGGATGAAGCTGACGCCGGCGATCTCCGGGCTGTACTTCCTCGGCGCGCGACGCTGGGGTGCCGCGGTGTTCTCGGCCCTCGTCTTCTTTGCCACCGTGGGGGTTTCGGCGCTGGTGATCGGCGAACCGACGCGGTACTACTTCACCGAGCTGCTCGGCGACGCCGATCGTGTCGGCCCGATCGCGACGTCGTTCAACCAGTCCTGGCGTGGCGGCATTTCGCGAATCGTCGGCCACGACGCGGGATTCGGGCCCGCGGTCCTGATCGCGACCGCGGTGACGGCGGTGTTGGCGATCTTCGCGTGGCGCGCGATCGGCGGCGCCACCGACCGGTTGGGTGCGATCCTCGTCGTGCAACTGTTCGGTCTGCTGCTGTCGCCGATCTCGTGGACCCACCACTGGGTGTGGTTGATTCCGCTGATGATCTGGCTGCTGCACGGCCCGTTGGCAGACCGGCTGGGCGCGCGGATCCTGGGCTGGGGATGGCTGGTGCTGACCTTGATCGGAGTGCCTTGGCTGCTGAGCTTCGCCCAGCCGACCATCTGGGACATCCCCCGCCCGTGGTACCTGGCCTGGGCAGGGCTGGTGTACATCGTCGCGACGCTGGCGACTCTTGGGTGGATCGCCGCTAGCCGACGATCGCGTTGA
- a CDS encoding Rv1157c family protein gives MSSRTMFVTVAAALGSSATLLFGSVTGVANAQPAPPQPIDGLQAPGLSAVQNIGPAIQQAAADPTNAASTLMAAAAVFAGDAVVPADSRKVATAVNEFVAHVPAPGAVPGTQAHLPAGVNPAHAVGPVPDAAELAAPAPAPEAAPAPEPAPAPEAAPAPEGAVTPAPAPAPADAPPPAAAPAAASTPAFGPDAPPTQDFLYPSISNGCLKDGGNVLATAISVAGPAAIPTPGPGPGQTAYVFTAVGTPGPAAKQELPLNVTWVNLSTGKSGTATLTPRPDINPEGPTTLTAIVDTGSGSILSTIFGQVTTTEKQCQFMPTIGSTVVP, from the coding sequence ATGTCATCTAGGACGATGTTCGTTACCGTCGCCGCCGCGCTCGGCTCATCGGCCACGTTGCTGTTCGGCAGCGTGACCGGTGTGGCCAACGCCCAACCCGCGCCACCGCAACCGATCGACGGGCTGCAAGCCCCCGGGTTGTCGGCGGTGCAGAATATCGGCCCGGCCATTCAGCAGGCCGCCGCCGATCCGACCAATGCCGCGTCGACGTTGATGGCCGCCGCGGCGGTGTTCGCGGGTGACGCCGTGGTCCCGGCTGATTCACGGAAGGTCGCGACGGCGGTCAACGAGTTCGTCGCGCACGTTCCGGCTCCCGGCGCGGTGCCGGGTACCCAGGCGCATCTGCCCGCCGGCGTCAACCCCGCACACGCGGTCGGGCCGGTCCCGGACGCGGCCGAGCTGGCCGCTCCCGCCCCGGCGCCCGAAGCCGCGCCCGCGCCTGAGCCCGCGCCTGCGCCGGAAGCCGCGCCCGCGCCTGAGGGGGCGGTTACGCCCGCCCCGGCACCGGCCCCCGCCGATGCTCCCCCGCCGGCGGCTGCCCCCGCAGCCGCGTCGACGCCGGCGTTCGGCCCGGATGCGCCGCCGACGCAGGACTTCCTGTATCCGTCGATCAGCAACGGCTGCCTGAAGGACGGCGGAAACGTGCTCGCCACCGCGATCTCGGTGGCCGGGCCCGCCGCGATTCCGACCCCCGGTCCGGGGCCGGGCCAGACCGCTTACGTGTTCACCGCGGTCGGCACCCCGGGCCCCGCGGCCAAGCAGGAACTGCCGCTCAATGTCACCTGGGTGAATCTGTCGACGGGCAAGTCCGGCACCGCGACGCTCACGCCGCGTCCCGACATCAACCCCGAGGGGCCGACCACGCTGACCGCGATCGTCGACACCGGCTCGGGCAGCATCCTGTCGACGATCTTCGGGCAGGTCACCACCACCGAGAAGCAGTGTCAGTTCATGCCGACGATCGGCTCCACGGTGGTGCCGTGA